The Micromonospora sediminicola genome contains a region encoding:
- a CDS encoding YqjF family protein — protein MEVEPVEHSPVRAIRRAWLAQRWHDLTFLHWAVPPERVAPLLPAGTRPDTLDGLTYVGLIGFRMVGLGLGRGPGVPYFGTFWETNVRLYSVDGAGRRAVVFRSLDASRLVPVLVAQISLRLPYKWSAMRLERSGDTLTYRCRRRWPGPAGATSAMTVRVGAPIPDPTPLEHFLTARWGLHTRAYGATRHLPNWHPRWPLHRAELLHLDDELVTAAGLPAPDGPPVSVLHSPGVPVVFGGPTRVP, from the coding sequence GTGGAGGTCGAACCGGTCGAGCACTCGCCCGTCCGCGCCATCCGCCGGGCCTGGCTGGCCCAGCGCTGGCACGATCTCACGTTCCTGCACTGGGCGGTCCCGCCGGAGCGGGTCGCGCCGCTGCTGCCGGCCGGCACCCGACCCGACACGCTCGACGGGCTCACCTACGTCGGGCTGATCGGTTTCCGGATGGTCGGGCTGGGGCTCGGTCGGGGGCCGGGCGTGCCCTACTTCGGCACGTTCTGGGAGACGAACGTGCGGCTCTACTCGGTCGACGGCGCGGGTCGGCGGGCGGTCGTGTTCCGTTCGCTGGACGCGTCCCGGCTGGTGCCGGTGCTGGTGGCCCAGATCAGCCTGCGCCTGCCCTACAAGTGGTCGGCGATGCGGCTGGAGCGGTCCGGCGACACGCTCACCTACCGCTGCCGCCGCCGCTGGCCGGGCCCGGCCGGCGCGACCAGCGCGATGACCGTCCGCGTCGGCGCTCCGATCCCCGACCCGACGCCGCTGGAGCACTTCCTCACCGCGCGCTGGGGCCTGCACACCCGGGCGTACGGCGCCACCCGGCACCTGCCGAACTGGCACCCCCGGTGGCCGCTGCACCGCGCCGAGCTGCTGCACCTGGACGACGAGCTGGTCACCGCCGCCGGCCTGCCCGCGCCGGACGGGCCGCCGGTGAGCGTCCTGCACTCCCCCGGCGTCCCGGTCGTCTTCGGCGGCCCCACCCGGGTCCCCTGA
- a CDS encoding gluconokinase, giving the protein MGDPAVVVGVDIGTTSTKAVAFDTDGRQLASHSIGYPLEEPHPGWAEQDPDLIHEAVLGAIRAVVDELRRPVAGLSFSTAMHSLIGLDADGNPLTPSITWADSRASAQAERLRAAPSGLALHRRTGTPVHPMAPLPKLVWFAEQEPKLHERVAHWVGIKDLVLRRLAEALVTDHSVASATGLMDIHRLAWDSEALRVAGITEEQLPQLVPTTHVLPGLTAEAARATGLPADTPLVVGAGDGPLANLGLGAVQPGVVACSIGTSGAMRVMVERPGVDPLGGVFCYALTENRWVVGGAINNGGIVLQWANDALAPELGEHAEEELLDLAARAPVGSGGLIMLPYLLSERAPHWSALPRGAYVGLTHGHGRPHLVRAALEGVCQQLALVLSSVRAAGNEVREIRASGGFARSPLWRQILADALGMPVRFPAGHEGSGFGAALLGMQALGLIESIEVAADLVRIEETVRPDPASAATYAALLPLFSELYDALVPTFASLRRLAPSLPPEPSPTAPPQ; this is encoded by the coding sequence GTGGGCGACCCGGCCGTCGTGGTGGGCGTGGACATCGGCACCACCAGCACCAAGGCGGTCGCGTTCGACACCGACGGGCGCCAGCTGGCCAGCCACTCGATCGGCTACCCACTGGAGGAGCCACATCCGGGCTGGGCCGAGCAGGACCCGGACCTCATCCACGAGGCGGTGCTCGGGGCGATCCGCGCGGTCGTCGACGAGCTGCGCCGGCCGGTCGCCGGCCTGTCGTTCAGCACCGCCATGCACAGCCTGATCGGGCTGGACGCCGACGGCAACCCGCTCACCCCGTCGATCACCTGGGCCGACAGCCGCGCCAGCGCGCAGGCCGAGCGACTGCGGGCCGCGCCGTCCGGACTGGCGCTGCACCGGCGCACCGGCACCCCGGTGCACCCGATGGCGCCGCTGCCCAAGCTGGTGTGGTTCGCCGAGCAGGAACCGAAGCTGCACGAGCGGGTCGCGCACTGGGTCGGCATCAAGGACCTCGTCCTGCGTCGGCTCGCCGAGGCGCTGGTCACCGACCACTCGGTCGCCTCGGCCACCGGGCTGATGGACATCCACCGGCTGGCCTGGGACAGCGAGGCGTTGCGGGTCGCCGGCATCACCGAGGAGCAGCTCCCCCAGCTCGTACCCACCACGCACGTGCTGCCCGGCCTGACCGCCGAGGCGGCCCGGGCCACCGGCCTGCCGGCGGACACCCCGCTGGTGGTCGGCGCCGGCGACGGGCCGCTGGCGAACCTCGGGCTCGGCGCGGTGCAGCCGGGTGTGGTGGCCTGCTCCATCGGCACCAGCGGGGCGATGCGGGTGATGGTGGAACGTCCCGGCGTGGACCCGCTCGGCGGCGTCTTCTGTTACGCGCTCACCGAGAACCGCTGGGTGGTCGGCGGGGCGATCAACAACGGCGGCATCGTGCTCCAGTGGGCCAACGACGCGCTCGCCCCCGAACTGGGCGAGCACGCCGAGGAGGAACTGCTCGACCTGGCCGCCCGGGCGCCGGTCGGCTCCGGCGGCCTGATCATGTTGCCGTACCTGCTCAGCGAGCGGGCGCCGCACTGGAGCGCGCTGCCCCGCGGGGCGTACGTGGGCCTGACCCACGGCCACGGCCGGCCGCATCTGGTCCGGGCCGCGCTGGAGGGGGTCTGCCAGCAGCTCGCCCTGGTCCTGTCGTCGGTCCGCGCGGCCGGCAACGAGGTACGCGAGATCCGCGCCAGCGGCGGGTTCGCCCGCAGCCCGCTGTGGCGGCAGATCCTCGCCGACGCGCTCGGCATGCCGGTGCGCTTCCCCGCCGGGCACGAGGGCTCCGGCTTCGGCGCCGCCCTGCTCGGCATGCAGGCCCTCGGCCTGATCGAGTCGATCGAGGTGGCCGCCGACCTGGTCCGGATCGAGGAGACGGTCCGGCCGGATCCCGCCTCCGCCGCCACCTACGCGGCGCTGCTCCCGCTCTTCTCCGAGCTGTACGACGCACTCGTGCCCACCTTCGCGTCGCTGCGGCGGCTGGCGCCGAGCCTGCCGCCGGAACCATCACCCACCGCTCCTCCCCAATGA
- a CDS encoding GntT/GntP/DsdX family permease, whose translation MVSLLAAPAEPLTNAGDTQLVVAALLGIAAVVLLIAWGKVHPFLALILGAAVLGVVAAVPADKIVTSFSGGVGSTVGGVGLLIALGAMIGGMLAESGGADSIVERVVGRVSGGALPWAMAGVAALIGLPLFFEVGVVLLVPIVLLVSRRVDVPLMKLGIPALAGLSVLHGLVPPHPGPLVAIDALGANLGQTLALGLLVAIPTVIIAGPVFGNIIARYVPATAPEALLPTRRDGAVAVDRSPTRPGDGRLDADGDLVTADDLVNPGTGRPGASIDEPAGPRSRRAPALWAAVVTVLLPVVLMLLRAIGELALDEGTAGRKALDIIGTPIVALLAGVIFAMIFLGYRTGFSRTQVSGFLGGSLPAIAGILLIVAAGGGFKQVLVDAGVGNLVADAAEGANLSPLLLGWLVAVGIRVATGSATVATITAAGIVAPLAATLQGPEVALLALAIGCGSLFFSHVNDAGFWLVKEYFGLTVGQTIKSWSVMETIISVVGFLGVLLLDVFV comes from the coding sequence GTGGTCTCACTGCTCGCCGCGCCGGCGGAACCACTCACGAACGCCGGTGACACCCAACTCGTCGTCGCCGCCCTGCTGGGCATCGCCGCCGTGGTGCTGCTCATCGCCTGGGGCAAGGTGCACCCGTTCCTGGCGCTGATCCTCGGCGCCGCGGTGCTCGGCGTGGTCGCCGCCGTGCCCGCCGACAAGATCGTCACCTCGTTCAGCGGCGGGGTCGGCTCCACCGTCGGCGGTGTCGGCCTGCTGATCGCGCTCGGCGCGATGATCGGCGGCATGCTGGCCGAGTCGGGCGGGGCGGACAGCATCGTCGAACGGGTGGTCGGCCGGGTCTCCGGCGGCGCGCTGCCCTGGGCGATGGCCGGCGTGGCGGCGCTCATCGGCCTGCCGCTTTTCTTCGAGGTCGGCGTGGTGCTGCTGGTGCCGATCGTGCTGCTGGTCTCCCGCCGGGTGGACGTGCCGCTGATGAAGCTCGGCATCCCGGCGCTGGCCGGCCTGTCGGTCCTGCACGGTCTGGTGCCGCCGCACCCCGGCCCGCTGGTGGCGATCGACGCGCTCGGCGCCAACCTCGGTCAGACGCTCGCCCTGGGCCTGCTGGTGGCGATCCCCACGGTGATCATCGCCGGCCCGGTCTTCGGCAACATCATCGCCCGGTACGTGCCGGCCACCGCCCCGGAGGCGCTGCTGCCCACCCGGCGCGACGGCGCGGTCGCCGTCGACCGCAGCCCCACCCGCCCCGGCGACGGCCGGCTGGACGCCGACGGTGACCTGGTCACCGCGGACGACCTGGTCAACCCGGGCACCGGCCGTCCCGGCGCGTCGATCGACGAGCCGGCCGGGCCGCGTTCGCGCCGGGCGCCCGCGCTCTGGGCCGCCGTGGTCACCGTGCTGCTGCCCGTGGTGCTGATGCTGCTGCGGGCGATCGGCGAACTGGCCCTCGACGAGGGCACCGCCGGCCGCAAGGCGCTGGACATCATCGGCACCCCGATCGTCGCGCTGCTGGCCGGCGTCATCTTCGCCATGATCTTCCTGGGCTACCGGACCGGGTTCAGTCGTACCCAGGTCTCCGGCTTCCTGGGCGGCTCGCTGCCGGCGATCGCCGGCATCCTGCTGATCGTGGCCGCCGGCGGCGGCTTCAAGCAGGTGCTGGTCGACGCCGGCGTGGGCAACCTGGTCGCCGACGCCGCCGAGGGCGCCAACCTGTCGCCGCTGCTGCTCGGCTGGCTGGTCGCGGTCGGCATCCGGGTCGCCACCGGCTCGGCCACCGTCGCCACCATCACCGCCGCCGGCATCGTGGCGCCGCTGGCCGCCACGCTCCAGGGGCCCGAGGTGGCGCTGCTGGCGTTGGCTATCGGCTGCGGCTCGCTGTTCTTCTCGCACGTCAACGACGCCGGCTTCTGGCTGGTCAAGGAGTACTTCGGGTTGACCGTCGGGCAGACCATCAAGAGCTGGTCGGTGATGGAGACGATCATCTCGGTGGTCGGTTTCCTCGGCGTCCTCCTGCTCGACGTCTTCGTCTAG
- a CDS encoding phosphotransferase family protein, whose product MSRTVTVVLVDAVGRLVGALPPFEVPEPWWQQVASVVEEARRRHGVELAVLRLLDADRPAPPGGHVRYLAQVADAPRVPLEPAVVDLAPHPLRMPWAEVGGPADSVAWATEELRRLGRPVTAMAQQRTWNLSAIWRLDTPTGPAWLKQLPPFARHEPAVLHWLLTTPAAGGRVEVLTVGGEGRVLLGHVPGDDRYGAGEGERTAIAAGHHAVQVRAVGEVDRLVAAGVPDLRGSGLGRWIRERLAGHDVTAATRLLDGLDDRLARVRDCGLPDTLVHGDLHPGNVRGGESRRVVIDWADAFVGHPAFDILRLTEDLAPAAADRLVDAWADRWRADAPGSDPRRAVDLLRPVAPLRLAAVYAMFLAGIEPSEHPYHVHDVPAALARAAAAARP is encoded by the coding sequence GTGTCCCGCACCGTCACAGTGGTCCTGGTCGACGCCGTCGGGCGGCTGGTCGGCGCGCTGCCTCCGTTCGAGGTGCCCGAGCCGTGGTGGCAGCAGGTCGCCTCGGTGGTCGAGGAGGCCCGCCGTCGCCACGGCGTCGAGCTCGCCGTGCTGCGGCTGCTCGACGCCGACCGTCCCGCGCCGCCCGGCGGCCACGTCCGCTACCTGGCGCAGGTCGCCGACGCTCCTCGCGTACCCCTGGAGCCGGCCGTCGTGGACCTCGCGCCGCACCCGCTGCGCATGCCGTGGGCGGAGGTCGGCGGCCCGGCGGACAGCGTCGCCTGGGCAACCGAGGAGCTGCGGCGACTCGGCCGCCCGGTGACCGCCATGGCCCAGCAGCGCACCTGGAACCTCTCCGCCATCTGGCGCCTGGACACCCCCACCGGCCCGGCCTGGCTCAAACAGCTCCCCCCGTTCGCCCGCCACGAACCTGCGGTCCTCCACTGGCTCCTCACCACCCCGGCGGCCGGCGGACGGGTGGAGGTGCTCACCGTGGGTGGGGAGGGGCGGGTGTTGCTGGGGCACGTGCCGGGGGACGACCGGTACGGGGCCGGGGAGGGTGAGCGGACGGCGATCGCGGCCGGGCACCACGCGGTGCAGGTGCGGGCCGTGGGCGAGGTGGACCGGCTGGTCGCCGCCGGCGTACCCGATCTGCGGGGGTCGGGGCTGGGCCGGTGGATCCGGGAACGACTGGCCGGGCACGACGTCACCGCCGCCACCCGCCTGCTCGACGGGCTCGACGACCGGCTCGCCCGGGTGCGCGACTGCGGGCTGCCCGACACGCTCGTGCACGGCGACCTGCACCCGGGCAACGTGCGCGGCGGCGAGTCCCGGCGGGTCGTCATCGACTGGGCGGACGCGTTCGTCGGCCACCCCGCCTTCGACATCCTGCGCCTCACCGAGGACCTCGCCCCGGCCGCCGCCGACCGCCTCGTCGACGCGTGGGCCGACCGGTGGCGGGCCGACGCGCCCGGCAGCGACCCGCGCCGGGCCGTCGACCTGCTCCGGCCGGTCGCGCCGCTGCGACTGGCCGCCGTGTACGCGATGTTCCTCGCCGGCATCGAACCGAGCGAACACCCCTACCACGTGCACGACGTGCCGGCCGCGTTGGCGCGAGCCGCCGCAGCGGCGCGACCCTAG
- a CDS encoding MBL fold metallo-hydrolase, with amino-acid sequence MRLTVLGGCGVWPEAGQACSGFLVEEAGFRLLLDLGYATLPRLLAHVTADQVDAVFISHGHPDHCADLNPFLRARALRDDPPSPVPVYALPGALDAVLALDRPGMLDAAYVPHEFTAGDALDIGPFRAETRLLPHWVPNAGIRLTAGGRVLAYTGDTGPSPDVVALARDADLLVAEATYLREVPEDSRDHQSSARQAGRQADAAGTRRLLLTHLRPGTDQAAARAAAAEEYAGEIAVATADLVVDVA; translated from the coding sequence ATGCGGCTCACAGTGCTCGGCGGGTGTGGGGTCTGGCCCGAGGCGGGCCAGGCGTGCAGCGGCTTCCTCGTGGAGGAGGCCGGGTTCCGGCTGCTGCTCGACCTCGGCTACGCCACGCTGCCCCGCCTGCTGGCGCACGTCACCGCCGACCAGGTGGACGCCGTGTTCATCAGCCACGGGCACCCCGACCACTGCGCCGACCTGAACCCGTTCCTCCGGGCCCGCGCGCTGCGGGACGACCCGCCGTCGCCGGTGCCGGTGTACGCGCTGCCCGGGGCGCTGGACGCGGTGCTGGCCCTCGACCGGCCGGGAATGCTCGACGCCGCGTACGTGCCGCACGAGTTCACCGCCGGGGACGCCCTCGACATCGGACCGTTCCGGGCCGAAACCCGCCTGCTGCCGCACTGGGTGCCCAACGCCGGCATCCGGCTCACCGCGGGCGGCCGGGTGCTCGCGTACACGGGGGACACCGGCCCGAGCCCCGACGTGGTGGCCCTGGCCCGGGACGCGGACCTCCTCGTCGCCGAGGCCACCTACCTGCGCGAGGTGCCGGAGGACTCGCGGGACCATCAGTCGAGCGCGCGCCAGGCCGGCCGGCAGGCCGATGCCGCCGGCACCCGGCGCCTGCTGCTGACGCATCTGCGGCCCGGGACCGACCAAGCCGCCGCCCGTGCCGCGGCCGCCGAGGAGTACGCCGGTGAGATCGCCGTCGCCACCGCCGACCTGGTGGTGGACGTCGCCTGA
- a CDS encoding MerR family transcriptional regulator, with the protein MAYTVGQVARAARVTVRTLHHYDEIGLLRPSGRTSAGYRRYDDRDLDRLQLIRYYRELGFPLDEIAEILDDPTADPAAHLRRQHELLSGRIGKLQEMVAAIEHAMEARKVGIQLTPEERFEVFGDFDPDEHAEEVEQRWGETDAYRQSQERASRYTKEDWLRNKAVNEDWGRRFAALMDSGAPADGPEAMALAEEHRQLITDWWYDCPLELHTGLADMYVADPRFTAYYETIRPGMAAYLNEAIHANAISRA; encoded by the coding sequence ATGGCGTACACGGTGGGTCAGGTGGCGCGGGCGGCCCGGGTGACGGTCCGGACGCTGCACCACTACGACGAGATCGGGCTGTTGCGGCCGAGCGGGCGCACTTCGGCGGGCTACCGCCGCTACGACGATCGCGACCTGGACCGCCTGCAGCTCATCCGCTACTACCGCGAGCTGGGGTTCCCGCTGGACGAGATCGCCGAGATCCTGGACGACCCGACGGCCGACCCGGCGGCGCACCTGCGCCGGCAGCACGAGCTGCTGTCCGGGCGGATCGGCAAGCTCCAGGAGATGGTCGCGGCGATCGAACACGCGATGGAGGCGAGGAAGGTGGGGATCCAGTTGACCCCGGAGGAGCGGTTCGAGGTGTTCGGGGACTTCGACCCGGACGAGCACGCCGAGGAGGTCGAGCAGCGCTGGGGCGAGACCGACGCGTACCGGCAGTCGCAGGAGCGGGCCAGCCGCTACACGAAGGAGGACTGGCTGCGCAACAAGGCGGTGAACGAGGACTGGGGCCGGCGGTTCGCCGCGCTCATGGACTCGGGCGCGCCGGCCGACGGCCCGGAGGCGATGGCGCTGGCCGAGGAGCACCGCCAGCTCATCACCGATTGGTGGTACGACTGCCCGCTGGAGCTGCACACCGGGCTGGCCGACATGTACGTGGCCGACCCCCGGTTCACGGCGTACTACGAGACGATCCGGCCCGGGATGGCCGCCTACCTGAACGAGGCGATCCACGCCAACGCGATCAGCCGGGCCTGA
- a CDS encoding VOC family protein: MLDHFSVAVRDLGAAGAFYDAVLAPLGGRRIMEPGPIGYGVDAPDFWVEPAPADAAPVPVHIAFTAPDRAAVRAFHDAAVAAGAEVLHAPKVWPEYHAAYYGAFVRDPDGNNVEAVCHRPE, from the coding sequence GTGCTCGACCACTTCTCCGTAGCGGTGCGCGACCTGGGGGCGGCCGGCGCCTTCTACGACGCGGTGCTCGCCCCGCTGGGCGGGCGGCGGATCATGGAGCCGGGCCCGATCGGCTACGGCGTGGACGCGCCCGACTTCTGGGTCGAGCCCGCGCCGGCCGACGCCGCTCCGGTGCCGGTGCACATCGCGTTCACCGCGCCCGACCGGGCGGCCGTGCGGGCGTTCCACGACGCGGCGGTGGCGGCCGGGGCCGAGGTGCTGCACGCGCCGAAGGTGTGGCCGGAATACCACGCGGCCTACTACGGCGCGTTCGTCCGCGACCCGGACGGCAACAACGTCGAGGCGGTCTGCCACCGGCCGGAGTGA
- a CDS encoding helix-turn-helix domain-containing protein, translated as MTEQTDWEELRQRRMAEPGAEEAYEAARLAFELGHAVRELREGLGWSQSQLARAAGMTQSAVARFEAGGTVPTLVVLERLARALDMRLDVRFSPLADAA; from the coding sequence ATGACAGAGCAGACCGACTGGGAAGAGCTGCGGCAGCGTCGGATGGCGGAGCCGGGCGCGGAGGAGGCGTACGAGGCCGCGCGCCTCGCCTTCGAGCTCGGGCACGCCGTTCGCGAGCTGCGGGAAGGGCTCGGCTGGAGCCAGTCACAGCTGGCCCGCGCGGCGGGGATGACGCAGTCGGCGGTGGCCCGCTTCGAGGCGGGAGGCACCGTGCCGACTCTGGTCGTCCTGGAACGGCTGGCCCGCGCGCTGGACATGCGCCTGGACGTCCGGTTCTCGCCGCTCGCGGACGCCGCCTGA
- a CDS encoding putative quinol monooxygenase codes for MLIVAGTLYVDPARRDAYLASCAEAVRAARAAPGCVDFAVSADLVEPGRINVYERWESDEQLLAFRGSGPDAEQVTAILGAEVHKFRISGVEAP; via the coding sequence ATGCTCATCGTCGCCGGCACCCTCTACGTCGATCCGGCCCGGCGGGACGCCTACCTGGCGTCCTGCGCGGAGGCCGTCCGCGCGGCCCGGGCCGCGCCCGGCTGCGTCGACTTCGCGGTCAGCGCCGACCTGGTCGAGCCGGGCCGGATCAACGTGTACGAGCGGTGGGAGTCCGACGAACAGCTGCTCGCGTTCCGTGGCTCGGGGCCGGACGCGGAGCAGGTGACGGCGATCCTCGGCGCCGAGGTGCACAAGTTCCGCATCTCCGGCGTCGAGGCCCCCTGA
- the yidD gene encoding membrane protein insertion efficiency factor YidD codes for MRKRRHKKKKKDRDWCDCDCDLLDCDGPGCCDLGLFSTLLTLGSVTAGVVRAPAVDRAGRAAILGYRRWLSHRWPGTCRYTPTCSAYGLAAVERHGLAVGGRMAADRVRRCRPDVPHGTPDPLR; via the coding sequence ATGCGGAAGCGACGCCACAAGAAAAAGAAGAAGGACCGGGACTGGTGCGACTGCGACTGCGACCTGCTCGACTGTGACGGTCCCGGCTGTTGCGACCTGGGCCTGTTCTCGACGCTGCTGACCCTCGGCTCGGTGACCGCCGGCGTGGTCCGGGCGCCCGCCGTGGACCGGGCCGGTCGGGCCGCCATCCTCGGCTACCGGCGGTGGCTCTCGCACCGCTGGCCGGGGACGTGCCGCTACACGCCGACGTGCAGCGCGTACGGGCTGGCGGCGGTGGAGCGCCACGGGCTGGCGGTGGGCGGTCGGATGGCCGCCGACCGGGTGCGCCGCTGCCGCCCTGACGTCCCGCACGGCACCCCTGACCCGCTGCGCTGA
- a CDS encoding type II toxin-antitoxin system RelE/ParE family toxin, whose translation MVELEPEVRNWLEGLSTAEFARAAFYVDLLADRGPLLGEPHTRQLDGKLRELRFHLEREAIGLTYWITSERRIILLTVFRKTRMRESREVERARRALERCAAERHTVTEGVE comes from the coding sequence ATGGTCGAGCTGGAGCCAGAGGTACGGAACTGGTTGGAGGGATTGTCCACGGCGGAGTTCGCTCGGGCCGCCTTCTATGTCGATCTGCTCGCCGATCGAGGCCCGCTGTTGGGGGAGCCGCACACGCGGCAACTCGACGGAAAGCTTCGAGAGCTGCGTTTCCACCTGGAGCGTGAGGCGATCGGGCTGACCTACTGGATCACCTCCGAGCGGAGGATCATCCTGCTGACCGTCTTCCGCAAGACGAGGATGCGGGAGAGCCGTGAGGTCGAGCGGGCACGTAGGGCTCTTGAGCGATGTGCAGCCGAGCGTCACACCGTGACGGAGGGGGTGGAGTGA
- a CDS encoding AraC family transcriptional regulator — protein sequence MLDRLNQAMDHLEQRLDRPLDVPELARIACVSEHHFRRLFSALAGVPLSEYVRRRRLTLAGADVLAGRESLLDVAVRWGYGSNEAFARAFRSVHGVGPAEARRTGAVLRSQPRMSFRLVVEGSTSMDYRIVTKDAFRLVGVKARVPLVHEGMNPHIVAFVKGIDPTTVRRIEALSDQEPHGIVNVSDDLAGSREEGAELDYWHGVVTGAEVPDDLDSLPVEAGDWAVFRSTGAFPQALQYLWRDVFTQWFPSNPYEIRPGPEISRVRIAEGGGTADAELWIPVRRA from the coding sequence GTGCTGGACCGCCTCAACCAGGCCATGGACCACCTCGAACAGCGGCTCGACCGGCCGCTGGACGTGCCGGAGCTGGCCCGGATCGCCTGCGTGTCGGAGCACCACTTCCGGCGGCTGTTCTCGGCGTTGGCCGGGGTGCCGCTGTCGGAGTACGTGCGCCGCCGCCGGCTCACCCTCGCCGGCGCCGACGTGCTCGCCGGCCGGGAGTCGCTGCTCGACGTGGCGGTGCGCTGGGGCTACGGCTCGAACGAGGCGTTCGCCCGCGCGTTCCGCTCGGTGCACGGCGTCGGCCCGGCCGAGGCACGGCGCACCGGGGCGGTGCTGCGTTCCCAGCCGCGGATGTCCTTCCGACTCGTCGTCGAAGGGAGCACCAGCATGGACTACCGAATCGTGACCAAGGACGCCTTCCGGCTCGTCGGGGTGAAGGCCCGGGTGCCGCTGGTCCACGAGGGGATGAACCCCCACATCGTGGCGTTCGTCAAGGGCATCGACCCGACGACCGTACGCCGGATCGAGGCCCTCTCCGACCAGGAGCCGCACGGGATCGTCAACGTCAGCGACGACCTGGCCGGGTCCCGGGAGGAGGGCGCCGAGCTGGACTACTGGCACGGCGTGGTGACCGGCGCCGAGGTGCCGGACGACCTGGACAGCCTGCCGGTCGAGGCCGGCGACTGGGCGGTCTTCCGCAGCACCGGCGCGTTCCCGCAGGCGTTGCAGTATCTGTGGCGGGACGTGTTCACCCAGTGGTTCCCGTCGAACCCGTACGAGATCCGGCCCGGGCCGGAGATCTCCCGGGTGCGGATCGCCGAGGGCGGCGGCACCGCCGACGCGGAGCTATGGATCCCGGTACGCCGGGCCTAG